A region of Bacteroidota bacterium DNA encodes the following proteins:
- a CDS encoding WD40 repeat domain-containing protein yields MIKKINVQKLHQFSGHKDCIYTVIPSLHADCFYSGAGEGYVVEWNYKTKADGKLICQVHRPVYSLLLLKEQQQLLVGSAQGNLHVIDLRNNKEIRNIEAHQLGIFDIKLHNETIITTGGDGKVNIFDRHTFALLHTINESNKSARAVALNTTRNEMAIGYSDHAIRIFDLNTFTLKNTLQYHINSVFALSYCHHDKHLLSGGRDVFLKFFDATKNYELIKDIPAHTLHINSIQFSPDGNLFATVSMDKTLKIWDGNTFDLIKVIDKARNDAHITSINKVVWLNNNQLLTGSDDKTIMLWEISENVETAY; encoded by the coding sequence ATGATAAAAAAAATAAACGTACAAAAGTTACATCAGTTTAGCGGACACAAGGATTGTATTTATACCGTAATCCCTTCCTTACATGCCGATTGTTTTTACTCCGGAGCAGGCGAAGGTTATGTGGTAGAATGGAATTACAAAACCAAAGCAGATGGTAAACTCATATGTCAGGTTCATCGTCCCGTATACAGTTTGTTACTATTAAAAGAACAGCAACAGCTATTGGTAGGTTCAGCCCAAGGAAATTTACATGTAATAGATTTAAGAAATAACAAAGAAATAAGAAATATTGAAGCCCATCAATTGGGTATTTTTGATATTAAGCTCCACAACGAAACCATTATAACTACAGGAGGAGATGGTAAAGTAAATATTTTTGACAGGCATACTTTTGCTTTACTGCACACTATTAATGAATCAAATAAAAGTGCCCGTGCAGTTGCTTTAAATACCACCCGGAACGAAATGGCTATTGGTTATTCTGACCACGCTATACGCATTTTTGATTTAAATACTTTCACTTTAAAAAACACCCTACAATACCATATCAATTCTGTATTTGCATTGAGCTATTGCCACCACGATAAACACTTATTAAGTGGTGGGCGCGATGTATTTTTAAAGTTTTTTGATGCTACCAAAAACTATGAATTAATAAAAGATATTCCGGCACATACTTTACATATAAACTCCATACAGTTTAGCCCTGATGGAAATTTATTTGCTACGGTAAGCATGGATAAAACACTCAAAATTTGGGATGGCAATACTTTTGATTTAATAAAAGTAATTGACAAAGCACGCAACGATGCCCATATTACTTCTATTAACAAAGTAGTATGGCTTAACAACAACCAGTTATTAACCGGTAGTGACGATAAAACAATTATGCTTTGGGAAATAAGCGAAAACGTGGAAACAGCGTATTAA
- a CDS encoding 4'-phosphopantetheinyl transferase superfamily protein, producing the protein MPIISLQNITNEVLLGIWQITETKAELEEILSQNFHDTSKPVNPAESVGLHWFASRVLVQHLFSSHKIEIHKDIHNKPTLYIDGEKYFISISHSHLYVGVMVCKTHEIGLDIEQIDDRINRVAHKFMNEPEKQFGHTIEHKTLIWSAKEAVYKWYGKRELDFRGNMEVQPFVANNEGTFNCKLNKNETQQVLPVHYYQLDNYFIAYCF; encoded by the coding sequence TTGCCAATTATTTCTTTACAAAATATAACCAATGAGGTGCTACTGGGTATCTGGCAGATTACTGAAACAAAAGCAGAACTGGAAGAAATACTGAGTCAAAACTTTCATGATACTTCCAAGCCTGTTAACCCGGCAGAGAGTGTAGGCTTACATTGGTTTGCAAGCAGGGTATTGGTGCAACATTTATTTAGCAGCCATAAAATAGAAATTCATAAGGATATACATAACAAACCTACTTTATACATTGATGGAGAAAAATATTTTATCAGTATTTCACACTCTCATTTATATGTAGGTGTAATGGTATGTAAAACCCACGAAATTGGTTTGGATATTGAACAAATAGACGATAGAATTAATAGGGTAGCACACAAATTTATGAATGAGCCTGAAAAACAATTTGGCCATACCATTGAACATAAAACACTTATTTGGAGTGCCAAAGAAGCCGTGTATAAATGGTATGGGAAACGGGAATTGGATTTCAGGGGAAATATGGAAGTACAGCCTTTTGTTGCAAACAACGAGGGAACATTTAATTGTAAACTGAATAAGAACGAAACGCAACAGGTATTGCCGGTACATTATTACCAATTGGATAATTACTTTATTGCTTACTGCTTTTAA
- the mce gene encoding methylmalonyl-CoA epimerase, which translates to MLNNIEHIGIAVKDADVSSKLFNALLGTTPYKEEAVVSENVKTLFYKTGETKVELLQATHEDSAIAKFIEKKGEGMHHIAFAVDDIYAEISRLKAEGFVFINETPKQGADNKLIVFLHPKNSNGVLIELCQEIQ; encoded by the coding sequence ATGCTTAACAACATAGAACATATAGGTATAGCTGTAAAGGATGCTGATGTCAGCAGCAAATTATTCAATGCATTATTGGGTACTACCCCTTATAAGGAAGAGGCTGTAGTGAGTGAAAATGTAAAAACTTTATTTTACAAAACGGGTGAAACCAAAGTAGAGCTTTTACAAGCCACGCATGAAGACAGTGCCATTGCCAAATTTATAGAGAAAAAAGGGGAGGGCATGCACCATATAGCTTTTGCTGTAGATGATATTTATGCGGAAATTAGCCGATTGAAAGCAGAAGGTTTTGTATTTATTAATGAAACACCCAAGCAAGGTGCCGATAATAAGCTGATTGTTTTCCTGCATCCTAAAAATAGCAATGGTGTATTGATAGAATTGTGCCAGGAGATTCAATAA
- a CDS encoding ATP-dependent Clp protease ATP-binding subunit — MEAKFSPRVKDVISYSREEAIRLGHDYIGTEHLLLGLIREGEGKALKMLKALGVDSTKLKRTIEDSIRSTASNNTNFVNIPLTKQAEKVLKITYLEAKIFKTDIIGTEHLLLSILRDEDNLASQILSQFGINYDIFKQAIENRIDEDVDAQKKQPRSELPPEDDDYFAGAGSGREQERRQEPTRKSDPKSKTPVLDNFGRDLTKAAEEGKIDAIVGREKEIERVSQILSRRKKNNPVLIGEPGVGKTAIAEGLALRIMQRKVSRVLFNKRVVMLDLASLVAGTKYRGQFEERMKAVMNELEKSPDVILFIDEIHTIVGAGGASGSLDASNMFKPALARGEIQCIGATTLNEYRQYIEKDGALERRFQIVMVEPTTPEETVQILNNIKDKYETHHSVTYEQAALNACVSMSTRYMVDRHLPDKAIDVMDEVGARVHLSNIHVPTNVIELEKQVEEIKLEKNQVVKSQKYEEAAKLRDKEKHLLEQLETEKAKWEEEAKTHRYNVTEDDVAEVIAMMTGVPVKRIAQSEGERLLKMGEELNGKVIGQDDAIKKLAKAVQRSRSGLKNPNKPIGSFIFLGPTGVGKTEMVKVLARYLFDSDDAMIRIDMSEYMEKFAVSRLVGAPPGYIGYEEGGQLTEKIRRKPYSVILLDEVEKAHPDVFNLLLQVLDEGFLTDSLGRKIDFRNTIIIMTSNIGSRQLKDFGAGVGFSTPSKDAGFQKDSKLVIENALKRFFSPEFLNRVDDVIVFNSLNKEAITKILDINLSKLVKRIEELGFKFNITDSAKEFLIEKGFDADLGARPLARTIQKYVEDGIAEQLLLQHTGDGETIEVDFDKEANPEELKITTVKKKERKKKDTTVDKTTEE, encoded by the coding sequence ATGGAAGCGAAATTTTCACCACGTGTTAAAGATGTAATTAGTTATAGCCGCGAAGAAGCAATTCGGTTGGGGCATGACTATATAGGCACAGAACACTTATTACTTGGCCTCATTAGAGAAGGCGAAGGCAAAGCTTTAAAAATGCTGAAAGCACTTGGCGTTGATAGCACTAAACTTAAACGAACCATTGAAGACTCTATAAGAAGTACTGCCAGCAACAATACAAACTTTGTTAATATACCTTTGACCAAACAAGCCGAAAAGGTTTTAAAAATTACTTATTTAGAGGCTAAGATTTTTAAGACGGATATTATCGGTACTGAACATTTATTATTATCAATCCTGCGCGATGAAGATAATTTAGCATCGCAAATACTATCGCAGTTTGGAATAAACTACGATATATTTAAACAGGCTATTGAAAACAGGATAGATGAAGATGTGGACGCACAAAAGAAACAACCAAGAAGTGAATTACCACCGGAGGATGATGATTATTTTGCAGGAGCAGGCAGCGGACGTGAGCAAGAAAGACGTCAGGAGCCTACCCGTAAAAGCGATCCTAAATCAAAAACACCTGTTTTAGATAACTTTGGAAGAGACTTAACAAAAGCGGCTGAAGAAGGTAAAATAGATGCGATTGTAGGTAGAGAAAAAGAGATTGAGCGCGTATCGCAAATTCTATCGCGCAGAAAGAAAAACAACCCTGTTTTAATTGGTGAGCCGGGAGTTGGTAAAACTGCTATTGCCGAGGGTTTGGCCTTACGCATTATGCAACGTAAAGTTAGCCGTGTATTGTTTAACAAACGCGTAGTTATGCTTGATTTAGCCAGCTTAGTAGCAGGTACTAAATACCGCGGACAGTTTGAAGAACGTATGAAAGCAGTAATGAACGAACTGGAAAAAAGTCCTGACGTTATTCTGTTCATTGACGAAATACATACTATTGTTGGTGCCGGTGGAGCAAGTGGAAGTTTAGATGCTTCAAACATGTTTAAACCTGCTTTAGCCAGAGGCGAAATACAATGTATTGGTGCTACTACTTTAAACGAGTACAGACAGTATATTGAAAAAGACGGTGCATTAGAACGCAGGTTTCAGATAGTAATGGTGGAGCCTACTACTCCTGAAGAAACCGTTCAGATATTAAACAATATAAAAGATAAATACGAAACCCATCATAGTGTAACTTATGAGCAAGCAGCGTTAAACGCTTGTGTAAGCATGAGTACTCGTTACATGGTTGACAGACATTTACCAGACAAAGCCATTGATGTAATGGATGAGGTAGGCGCAAGAGTTCACTTAAGCAATATACACGTACCAACCAATGTAATTGAACTGGAAAAACAAGTTGAAGAAATTAAGTTAGAAAAAAATCAGGTAGTAAAAAGCCAGAAATATGAAGAGGCTGCAAAACTACGCGATAAAGAAAAACACTTATTAGAGCAACTTGAAACTGAAAAAGCCAAGTGGGAAGAAGAAGCCAAAACACACCGTTACAATGTTACTGAAGATGATGTAGCAGAAGTAATAGCTATGATGACCGGTGTTCCTGTTAAACGTATTGCACAAAGCGAAGGTGAGCGTTTACTAAAAATGGGCGAAGAGTTAAACGGAAAAGTAATTGGGCAGGATGATGCAATTAAAAAATTAGCCAAAGCTGTTCAACGTAGCCGTTCAGGACTTAAAAACCCTAATAAACCAATTGGTTCATTTATATTCTTAGGACCAACCGGTGTAGGTAAAACCGAAATGGTTAAAGTATTAGCCAGATATTTATTCGACTCAGACGATGCGATGATTCGTATTGACATGAGTGAATACATGGAAAAATTTGCGGTAAGCCGTTTGGTGGGAGCCCCTCCGGGATATATTGGTTACGAAGAAGGTGGTCAGTTAACTGAAAAAATACGTAGAAAACCTTATTCAGTTATATTATTAGATGAGGTAGAAAAAGCGCATCCGGATGTATTTAACTTATTGTTACAAGTATTGGACGAAGGCTTTTTAACTGATAGCTTAGGCCGTAAAATAGACTTTAGAAACACCATTATCATTATGACTTCAAACATTGGAAGTCGTCAGTTAAAAGATTTTGGTGCAGGAGTTGGCTTTAGTACACCTAGTAAAGATGCAGGTTTCCAAAAAGACTCTAAGTTGGTAATAGAAAATGCATTGAAACGTTTCTTCTCACCTGAGTTTTTAAACAGGGTTGATGATGTAATTGTATTTAACTCATTAAACAAAGAAGCGATTACTAAAATTTTAGATATTAACTTATCAAAATTGGTTAAACGTATTGAAGAGTTAGGATTTAAATTTAACATTACAGACAGTGCAAAAGAGTTCTTAATTGAAAAAGGATTTGATGCAGACTTAGGTGCAAGGCCTTTGGCAAGAACCATTCAAAAATATGTGGAAGACGGAATAGCAGAACAATTGTTATTACAACATACCGGAGACGGAGAAACCATTGAGGTTGATTTTGACAAAGAAGCCAATCCTGAAGAGTTGAAAATTACAACCGTTAAAAAGAAAGAGAGAAAGAAAAAAGATACCACTGTTGACAAAACAACAGAAGAGTAA
- the lysA gene encoding diaminopimelate decarboxylase, whose product MITEQLNEQLLSIAQTYEAPVYVYHAETIINQYNKLINAFKPLKIKIKYACKALNNTAILQLLKQQGSGLDTVSINEVLLGLQAGFLPNEIIFTPNCVGFEEIEQAVELGVHINIDNISILEQFGSKYGHSVPCCIRLNPHILAGGNTKISTGHIDSKFGISVYQLRHVLRVIKTHNIHVNGLHMHTGSDILDAGVFLQGAEILFDAAKDFTELDFIDFGSGFKVAYKPNDITTDIEELGKSLSHRFNEFCDEYGKKLELWFEPGKFLVSESGYFLVKANVIKQTTATVFVGVNSGLNHLIRPMLYDSYHHIINLSNTNGKERIYTVVGYICETDTFAWDRKLNEVQEGDILCFMNAGAYGITMSSNYNARFRPAEVLIYKNEVHLIRKRETMADITQNEVAMNW is encoded by the coding sequence ATGATAACAGAGCAATTAAACGAACAATTATTAAGTATTGCGCAAACTTATGAGGCGCCTGTGTATGTGTACCATGCAGAAACAATTATTAACCAATACAACAAATTAATTAACGCGTTTAAGCCATTAAAGATAAAGATAAAGTATGCTTGTAAAGCATTAAACAACACTGCTATTCTACAGTTGCTAAAACAACAGGGAAGCGGTTTAGATACCGTTTCTATCAATGAGGTTTTATTGGGATTACAGGCAGGTTTTTTACCAAACGAAATTATTTTTACACCCAACTGTGTAGGATTTGAAGAAATAGAGCAAGCCGTTGAATTAGGTGTACATATAAATATAGACAATATTTCCATTCTTGAGCAATTTGGCAGCAAATATGGCCACTCTGTTCCTTGTTGTATTCGATTAAACCCACATATTTTAGCAGGCGGAAATACCAAAATTTCTACCGGCCATATCGATTCAAAATTCGGTATTTCAGTGTACCAGCTACGCCATGTATTACGTGTTATAAAAACACATAATATACATGTAAACGGATTACACATGCACACCGGAAGCGATATATTAGATGCAGGAGTATTTTTACAGGGTGCCGAAATATTATTTGATGCCGCAAAAGACTTTACCGAACTTGATTTTATTGATTTTGGCAGCGGCTTTAAAGTAGCTTATAAACCAAACGATATTACTACAGATATAGAAGAGCTGGGCAAAAGCCTGAGCCATCGTTTTAACGAGTTTTGCGATGAGTACGGAAAAAAGCTGGAGCTTTGGTTTGAACCCGGTAAATTCCTGGTAAGCGAAAGCGGTTACTTTTTAGTAAAAGCCAACGTTATTAAGCAAACTACCGCTACCGTTTTTGTGGGTGTTAACAGCGGATTGAATCATTTAATACGCCCAATGCTATATGACTCATACCACCATATTATTAACCTGAGCAATACCAATGGTAAAGAACGTATTTATACGGTAGTGGGTTATATATGTGAAACAGATACATTTGCTTGGGATAGAAAGTTAAACGAAGTGCAGGAAGGCGATATTTTATGCTTTATGAATGCCGGTGCCTACGGTATTACCATGAGCAGTAATTACAATGCGCGTTTCAGGCCAGCAGAAGTACTCATTTATAAAAATGAAGTGCACCTGATTAGAAAACGAGAAACAATGGCAGATATTACCCAAAATGAAGTAGCCATGAACTGGTAA
- a CDS encoding thioredoxin family protein, producing the protein MTYNEYRALTDELMAEGKTTGPNQSTDLTHYTELNIQRMKRLDKTTVLLDEWNAIFDSITEPLQWTVLAEAWCGDAAQIVPVMNKIVEASNGKISMDILLRDENLELMDQYLTNGSRGIPKLICYNANHDVLWNWGPRPKAVQDLMNELKALGKPMDDIKTELHLWYTKDKTEQTQKELLAQFRA; encoded by the coding sequence ATGACATACAATGAATATAGAGCCTTAACGGACGAGTTAATGGCAGAGGGAAAAACAACAGGGCCTAATCAATCAACAGATTTAACACACTATACTGAACTGAATATTCAACGCATGAAAAGGTTGGATAAAACTACCGTTTTGCTGGATGAATGGAACGCAATTTTTGATAGTATTACAGAACCGCTTCAATGGACAGTTTTAGCAGAAGCCTGGTGTGGCGATGCCGCACAAATAGTTCCGGTTATGAATAAGATTGTGGAGGCCTCGAATGGTAAAATAAGCATGGATATATTACTGCGTGATGAAAACCTAGAGTTAATGGATCAATACTTAACCAATGGGAGCAGGGGCATACCTAAATTAATTTGTTACAACGCTAACCACGATGTATTATGGAACTGGGGCCCACGACCGAAAGCTGTACAAGATTTAATGAATGAATTAAAAGCACTAGGTAAACCCATGGATGATATTAAAACGGAATTGCATTTATGGTATACCAAGGATAAAACGGAACAAACACAAAAAGAGTTATTGGCTCAATTCAGGGCATAG
- a CDS encoding ABC transporter ATP-binding protein, protein MKLLLNYLGRYKKLVFIALLLAIVNQVFSLLDPMIYGKLIDRFATRPADYSGSEFIKGAGLLILASIGVAMVSRIAKAFQDYFVSLVIQKFGADIYTDGLKHTLQVSFSEFEDQRSGETLNILQKVRTDTEKFISNFINILFFSLVGIVFVIIYAVQIHAGLILVYLVASVLLTTLINFLSKKIKKVQTAIVAETKQLAGSTTESLRNIELVKSLGLTNQETNRLNVTTQKILLLELKKVRSIRSISFVQGTLVNLLRQSILFFLLYLIFKGELTVGQIITLQFYSFFIFGPLQEIGNVILSYREAEASLINFQNILNMPVEVKPANPKPLNKIEKLHFEDVVFKHNTANYNALNNINFTVNTGETIAFVGPSGSGKSTLVKLLVGLYQPLHGKVLYNDIRYDEIDMDELRTQLGFVTQDTQLFSGTIKENLLFVKPDATDAEINDVLEKSSCAGLLARSEHGLQTVIGEGGMKLSGGEKQRLSIARALLRNPKLMVFDEATSALDSITEEEISNTIQQIGNRKEHITVLIAHRLSTIMHADKIFVLEKGEIIETGKHEELLQEKGLYYAMWRQQIGERKKITA, encoded by the coding sequence ATGAAATTATTATTAAACTACTTAGGACGATATAAAAAATTAGTATTTATAGCCCTGTTACTGGCTATTGTAAACCAGGTATTCTCATTGCTTGACCCAATGATTTATGGTAAGTTAATTGACAGGTTTGCTACCAGACCTGCTGACTACTCGGGCAGCGAATTTATAAAAGGCGCGGGCTTATTAATATTAGCTTCTATTGGTGTAGCCATGGTTAGTAGAATAGCCAAAGCTTTTCAAGATTATTTTGTGAGTTTGGTTATTCAAAAATTTGGTGCCGATATATACACGGATGGATTGAAACATACTTTGCAGGTTTCGTTCAGCGAGTTTGAAGACCAAAGAAGTGGCGAAACTTTAAATATTTTACAAAAGGTAAGAACGGATACAGAGAAATTTATTTCCAACTTTATCAATATATTATTTTTCTCATTAGTGGGTATTGTATTTGTAATTATATATGCGGTACAAATACACGCAGGTTTAATATTGGTTTATTTGGTAGCCAGTGTTTTGTTAACTACGCTGATTAATTTTTTATCGAAAAAAATAAAGAAAGTACAAACGGCTATTGTAGCTGAAACAAAACAATTAGCAGGCTCAACTACCGAAAGCTTACGCAATATTGAGCTGGTTAAAAGTTTGGGATTAACCAACCAGGAAACGAATAGATTAAACGTAACTACACAGAAAATTTTATTGTTGGAATTAAAGAAAGTACGCAGCATACGCAGTATATCGTTTGTGCAAGGTACTTTGGTTAATTTGTTACGTCAGAGTATATTGTTTTTCTTATTGTACTTAATATTTAAAGGTGAGTTAACGGTTGGGCAAATTATAACTTTACAGTTTTATTCATTCTTTATTTTTGGACCTTTACAGGAAATAGGTAATGTTATTTTAAGTTACAGAGAAGCGGAAGCATCGTTAATTAATTTTCAAAACATATTGAATATGCCTGTTGAAGTGAAACCAGCTAATCCTAAACCATTAAACAAAATTGAAAAGCTGCATTTTGAAGATGTGGTTTTTAAACACAATACTGCCAATTACAATGCGCTTAACAATATAAACTTTACGGTAAATACAGGTGAGACAATTGCCTTTGTAGGGCCGAGTGGTAGTGGTAAAAGTACTTTGGTTAAGCTGTTGGTTGGTTTATACCAACCTTTGCATGGTAAGGTATTGTATAATGATATCCGTTACGATGAAATAGACATGGATGAGTTAAGAACCCAATTGGGTTTTGTAACGCAGGATACTCAATTGTTTAGTGGTACTATTAAAGAAAACTTGTTGTTTGTAAAACCTGATGCTACCGATGCTGAAATTAATGATGTATTGGAAAAATCAAGCTGCGCTGGTTTATTGGCAAGAAGCGAACATGGCTTGCAAACAGTGATAGGTGAAGGAGGAATGAAATTAAGTGGTGGTGAAAAACAACGTTTATCAATAGCACGTGCTTTATTGCGTAATCCTAAGTTAATGGTATTTGATGAAGCAACTTCTGCTCTAGATTCTATTACCGAAGAAGAAATATCGAATACGATACAACAAATAGGTAACAGGAAAGAACATATAACGGTGTTAATAGCCCATCGTTTATCAACCATTATGCATGCCGATAAAATATTTGTATTGGAAAAAGGCGAGATAATAGAAACAGGTAAACACGAAGAGTTGTTGCAGGAAAAAGGATTGTATTATGCTATGTGGCGTCAGCAAATTGGCGAACGCAAAAAGATTACAGCATAA
- a CDS encoding phage tail sheath C-terminal domain-containing protein, whose protein sequence is MDISNIKTPGVYIQEINAFPNSVVPVATAVPAFIGYTPMAMYEGKSYTNVAQKITSFAEFQAIYCLPDAPPPAAPTKQYSPEYYLVKQKSQPTTGDYMLIDNAYYSILPDPNTIYYMYNSIQLFYQNGGADAYIVSVGSYGPPSKNPMPAGEQHIVNPNVQLTDLMNGLALLRNEQEPTMYICPDATLLSIDNNGTLMQQMLLQCTEMQTAVAVFDIIGGRNPDPIMYTNDITTFRNNTGTTGLDYGAAYYPFVGTTIMQNSDIDYTNLFGGDTAQLAALLNPADNPNLAVASIFATINNPASTLTVTQNNNALLVASKTYGLIIKHVLTDANILPPSGAMAGVITTIDNQDGVWQAPANTSIVGAASLPIRLSESQQGNLNMDPVSGKSINAIRFFNGQGILVWGARTLDGNSLDWKYLPVRRTMTFLEQSCKLAARAYVFEPNTANTWASVKAMISSFLTTIWKEGGLMGASASDAFSVECGLGTTMTADDILNGIMIVSIKVAVVRPAEFIVITFQQQMQTS, encoded by the coding sequence ATGGATATATCAAATATAAAAACACCGGGTGTGTATATACAGGAAATTAACGCTTTTCCTAATTCTGTAGTGCCCGTGGCAACTGCCGTACCTGCCTTTATTGGTTATACACCAATGGCTATGTACGAGGGTAAATCATACACCAACGTAGCTCAAAAAATAACTTCGTTTGCCGAGTTCCAGGCCATTTATTGTTTGCCAGATGCACCGCCACCTGCGGCTCCTACCAAGCAATACAGTCCTGAGTATTATCTGGTAAAGCAAAAAAGCCAACCAACCACTGGCGATTATATGTTAATTGACAATGCTTATTATTCCATATTGCCCGACCCCAATACCATTTATTATATGTACAATAGCATTCAGTTATTTTACCAGAATGGGGGAGCCGATGCCTATATAGTTTCTGTAGGCTCTTATGGTCCACCGTCTAAAAATCCGATGCCTGCCGGGGAGCAACATATAGTAAACCCCAATGTGCAGTTAACTGATTTAATGAATGGATTGGCATTGCTGCGCAATGAGCAGGAACCCACTATGTATATTTGTCCAGATGCTACATTGCTTTCCATTGACAACAATGGAACACTGATGCAGCAAATGTTATTGCAGTGTACCGAAATGCAAACGGCTGTTGCTGTTTTTGATATTATAGGTGGCCGCAATCCTGACCCTATTATGTACACCAACGATATTACTACCTTTAGAAACAATACAGGTACAACAGGTTTAGATTATGGTGCGGCTTATTACCCATTTGTAGGCACTACCATTATGCAAAATTCGGATATTGACTATACCAATTTATTTGGTGGCGATACCGCGCAGCTTGCAGCTTTACTAAATCCGGCAGATAATCCTAACCTGGCTGTGGCAAGTATTTTTGCTACTATTAATAACCCCGCTTCCACCTTAACCGTTACCCAAAACAATAATGCTTTACTGGTAGCCAGTAAAACATATGGCTTAATAATAAAGCATGTATTAACCGATGCCAATATATTACCACCAAGCGGTGCTATGGCCGGGGTTATAACTACCATTGATAACCAGGATGGTGTTTGGCAGGCACCTGCCAATACCTCTATTGTTGGAGCTGCCTCATTACCCATCAGGTTGTCAGAAAGCCAGCAGGGTAATTTAAACATGGATCCTGTGTCGGGTAAATCAATCAATGCCATTCGCTTTTTTAACGGGCAGGGTATTTTAGTATGGGGCGCACGCACTTTAGATGGCAATAGTTTGGACTGGAAATACCTTCCGGTAAGGCGAACCATGACTTTTTTAGAGCAATCGTGTAAGCTGGCAGCAAGGGCTTATGTGTTTGAGCCCAATACTGCTAATACATGGGCAAGTGTAAAAGCTATGATTAGCAGCTTCCTGACCACCATCTGGAAAGAAGGAGGTTTAATGGGCGCTTCGGCTTCTGATGCTTTTTCAGTGGAGTGCGGCTTAGGAACTACCATGACGGCAGATGATATATTAAATGGTATAATGATTGTTAGTATAAAAGTAGCCGTAGTGCGTCCGGCTGAGTTTATAGTAATAACCTTTCAGCAACAGATGCAGACCAGTTAA